The following is a genomic window from Hymenobacter chitinivorans DSM 11115.
GCATAGCCCACGATATCGGCCAGACTGGTGGGGCGCACGTCAAGCTGGATGCCGGCCCCGGCGTCGAGGCGGGACACGTCGAGCAGCTCGGCCACCATGCGCTGCAGGCGCTGGGTTTCCTGGCGCACGTCGCCGGTGATACGCAGACGCTCCTCGGCCGGCAGACGCTCGTCGAGCAGCAGGCGCAGGTTGATGTTCATGCTGGAAAGCGGGGTTTTGAGCTCGTGCGAGACGGTGGCCAGGAAGTTGGACTTGACCTGATCCAGCTTCTTGAAATCCGACACGTTGCGCAAAGTCAGGATCTGACCCACAAACTCGGTCTTCTCGGTAGCCGCGTTGAAGGACACCAGCTCCTGCACGGCCAAGCGGTAAAAGGCTTCCTCCCCGCGCTGACTGATGTGCAGCAGCGGGGCTTCGGCCACGGCGGCGGCCCGGTTGGGCGCGTCGAGCGGGCGGAGCATGGTTTGCAGCAGGTCGTTGTGCAAGCGCAAAACCGGCGCCGACTGGCCCACCACTTGCTCCGGGGGCAGGCCCAGCAGCTCGCACATCACGGGGTTGGCCAGCAGAATGCGGCGGTGCTCATCGAGCAGCAGCAGGCCCTCATCCAGGGTATTGACGATGCTGGCGGCCCGGTTGCGCTCGGTTATCAGCTCGGCAGCGGTGGAGGTGCGGTACTCACGCAGCTGGCTCAGCATGCGGTTGAAGGCCCGGGCCACCTGCCCAAACTCGTCGGTGCTTTCCTGGGGGATGCTGCCCGAAAAGTCGCGCTCGGTGGCGTGGTTCAGGGCCGCGGTGAGCTTGCGCAGGGGCTGCACGGCGGCCTCGGGCACGCTGCCCACCAGGCCCAGGGCTAATAGCGTGGCCAGGGTCAGGAAGACGAGCAGGTTGCGGTTGGCCGCGTCGGCGCGGCGGTTGGCCTGCTCGGTTTTGCGGGTCAGGGCCGCCGTATTCACTTCCACCATCTGGTAGGTCAGGCGGCGCAGCTCGGCCACGGCCGGCCCGCCGGCCGCCAGGGCCGCGGTGGTTGGCGCGGTGCGCTGCAGCTGCTGGAGCAGCCCCAGGCGCTGCCCGAGTTCCTCGACCACCTCCTGCTCCCCGGCCTCGGTGATGTTGCGGCTTTCCTTGCGCAGGGCGGCGGCAAAGCGGGCCGTGGCCGCCGTATCGGTCAGGGGCTGCCGGGCCAGCTCATCCAGGCCGCGCAGCATCTGCTGGCCCAGCGTGACGGAGTAGAGGTTGGCCACCAGTACGTCGCGGGAGCTGCGGTCGAGCTGCCGCAGGGAGTAGTAGCCGTAGCCGCCGATGCTAAGCAGCAGCAGCAGCATGGCCAGAAACCCCAGGTTGATTTTGGTTTTCAGATTCATTCGAAGCGGGAAAGCAGAAGGTGAGTGGGCGCAGCGCCGTCCTGTCGAGCAGCGGGAGACATCTCGCCTGCAATGGTACTCAATGATCGTGGCAAAGAAGTGGCCGAGCTGCTTGATCTGGCGGCCGGCCGAACGGAAGCATTCCTGCCGTTGATAATGAATGGGCATGGCGTTACAGCCGTAGAGAAGCTCCGGCTGCGCGCAACGCTAGGTCAAGCACTACGACGGCACGCGAAATGCCTCGCGCCGCTGGACAGGACGTTCTATTTCAGCGCCCGGAGTTGTCGGCTAGTACGTTACCAGGTACACGTCCAGGTCCTGACCGGTGCGGGCCACGGCACGCAGCAGGTCCTGGGTCACGCCGCGGCGGACTTGCTCCCACCAGCTTTTCTCCCGGGTAATACCGCAGACGAGCAGCGTGGCGTTTTTCTCGGCGGCCACCCGGCCGATAGTCCCCACGATGTCGTCGGACTTGACGCGCAAAATCTGGGCGCCCAGCTCGATGGCCAGCTGCAGGTTGCTGAGCAGGCGGCGCTGGGTGGCCAGGTTGATCCGGTCGGCGGCTTCACGGCTGGTCTGCACGTAGAGCACGTACCAGGCGGCGGCCGAAAACCGGTCGGCGAGGCGGGAAGTTTTGCGGATGATTTCCCGGGCCGCCCGGTCGTTGGCGTTGATGCAAGCCAGCAGCCGGTCGTCGTTGCGGCGCTGGGGAGCCACGGCCAGGGCCCCGCCGGCGTCGGTTTCGACCTGGTGGCTGAGCAGCTGGGCCACTTCGCGCACGGCCAGGCGGCGCAGCTGGAGCAGGTTTTCGGCCTGAAAGAAGTTCATTAGGGCCGTGGGCACCTTGGCCGGGTCGTAGATTTTGCCTTCCTCCAGGCGGGTACGCAGCTCCCCCACCGTCAAATCCACATTTACGACTTCATCAGCCTGCTTGAGGAGCTGGTCCGGAACCCGCTCGGTGACGTCGGTGCCGGTGATTTTGAAAACCTGGTC
Proteins encoded in this region:
- a CDS encoding HAMP domain-containing sensor histidine kinase; amino-acid sequence: MNLKTKINLGFLAMLLLLLSIGGYGYYSLRQLDRSSRDVLVANLYSVTLGQQMLRGLDELARQPLTDTAATARFAAALRKESRNITEAGEQEVVEELGQRLGLLQQLQRTAPTTAALAAGGPAVAELRRLTYQMVEVNTAALTRKTEQANRRADAANRNLLVFLTLATLLALGLVGSVPEAAVQPLRKLTAALNHATERDFSGSIPQESTDEFGQVARAFNRMLSQLREYRTSTAAELITERNRAASIVNTLDEGLLLLDEHRRILLANPVMCELLGLPPEQVVGQSAPVLRLHNDLLQTMLRPLDAPNRAAAVAEAPLLHISQRGEEAFYRLAVQELVSFNAATEKTEFVGQILTLRNVSDFKKLDQVKSNFLATVSHELKTPLSSMNINLRLLLDERLPAEERLRITGDVRQETQRLQRMVAELLDVSRLDAGAGIQLDVRPTSLADIVGYATATVQAQLRDKQLRLEVQLPENLPAVRADVEKTTWVLINLLANATRYSPVGEALTVRAAPAGSLVQVSVQDHGPGIAADHHERIFQRFAQIPDKTGYRGGSGLGLSIAREFITSQGGRLWVESELGAGSTFHFTLPAVG